A stretch of Vigna angularis cultivar LongXiaoDou No.4 chromosome 4, ASM1680809v1, whole genome shotgun sequence DNA encodes these proteins:
- the LOC108330414 gene encoding uncharacterized protein LOC108330414, whose product MEAYLDANDVWEAVEENYGVSPLPNNPTEEYEGNERIKRMQALNLVRELEMQKMKDSETIKNYADKLLGIANKIRLLGTEISNSRIVQKILVTILERYEATLTSLKNSKDLSIITLTKLLTALQAPEQRRLMREKGHIEGAS is encoded by the exons ATGGAAGCATATCTAGATGCTAACGATGTGTGGGAAGCGGTAGAAGAGAACTACGGAGTGTCTCCCTTGCCAAATAATCCTACG gaagaatatGAAGGCAATGAGAGAATCAAAAGAATGCAAGCTTTGAATCTGGTTCGAGAACTTGAGATGCAGAAGATGAAAGATTCAGAGACTATTAAAAATTATGCGGACAAGCTTCTCGGCATTGCAAACAAAATACGTCTTCTTGGTACTGAGATTTCTAATTCTCGAATtgttcaaaaaatacttgtaacAATTCTAGAAAGATATGAAGCCACATTGACATCCTTGAAGAACTCAAAAGATCTTTCTATTATTACCTTGACAAAACTTTTGACTGCACTTCAGGCTCCAGAACAAAGAAGACTCATGAGAGAAAAAGGTCATATTGAAGGGGCCAgctaa
- the LOC108332056 gene encoding uncharacterized protein LOC108332056, translating to MGSFSEDDECRFFDAQEDVLSIADDEGVSNAFDYGLWIRSPRSVRERKGRFMKSMGLSSMDLTALGTENSVDVGSVLCEEGNDRVEFTSGAVTRNCVVEEEFCSSRTSMSCLHREDSSEELGLVDNSPCGNENLEGNVDQEGLESREMSDGRDLDSDRLVVMAEPKDSGNGFRETDANASVRRTKGWFRKLRSISCMVNSHGEGDFGRGEGLDEMPGCRLPKVKVRQSKKPMKELSALYMRQDIKAHEGSILTMKFSPDGQYLASGGEDGVVRLWQVVEEDRCNEVDIPEIDPSCIYFTVNNLSELTPLFIDKEKISKLKNLKKTSDSACVVFPPKIFRLLEKPLREFHGHRGEVLDLSWSNNNYLLSSSVDKTVRLWQVNNDRCLKVFSHSNYVTCIQFNPVDDNYFISGSIDGKVRIWAISDCHVVDWISIKDIVTAVCYRPDGQGGIIGSLAGNCRFYNVSENRLQLDSQLCLIGKKKLLGRGITGFRFLPQDSNKVMVSCADSQVRILDGLNVIGKYKSLSTGSPICASFTSDGKHILSACEDSNVYLWNVSEEESSNPVKAKKITSCERFCSNASVAVPWHGLKSKNIENKHQLNLLDKGSSQVIQLNPPASFSLSQEFVLESFSKGSATWPEEKLPVSSSKVKTSLIHQSEYNFLKSSCKSTSSAHAWGMVIVTAGWDGRIKAFHNYGLPIPV from the exons ATGGGTAGCTTCAGCGAAGACGATGAATGTCGGTTTTTCGATGCTCAAGAGGATGTTTTGTCTATAGCGGATGATGAAGGGGTATCCAATGCTTTCGATTATGGATTGTGGATTCGGAGTCCAAGGAGTGTTAGAGAGCGTAAGGGCAGGTTTATGAAGAGTATGGGACTGAGTAGCATGGATTTGACTGCCCTAGGAACTGAAAATTCAGTAGATGTGGGTAGTGTTCTGTGTGAAGAGGGAAATGATAGAGTTGAATTTACTAGTGGGGCTGTGACCCGAAATTGTGTTGTGGAAGAAGAATTCTGTTCAAGCCGGACATCAATGTCTTGTTTGCATAGGGAGGATTCTTCAGAGGAGCTTGGTTTAGTGGATAACTCGCCGTGTGGAAATGAGAATTTGGAGGGTAATGTGGATCAAGAGGGGCTGGAGAGTAGGGAGATGAGTGATGGAAGAGATCTGGATTCAGATCGATTGGTGGTTATGGCAGAGCCTAAGGATTCAGGGAATGGCTTTAGGGAAACGGATGCCAATGCTTCTGTTCGGAGGACAAAGGGTTGGTTCAGGAAGTTGCGGTCAATATCATGCATGGTTAATAGTCATGGGGAAGGTGATTTTGGAAGAGGAGAAGGCCTCGATGAAATGCCAGGGTGTAGGCTTCCGAAAGTTAAGGTCCGTCAGTCAAAGAAGCCAATGAAGGAACTTTCAGCTCTTTACATGAGGCAAGATATCAAAGCTCATGAAGGTTCAATTTTGACCATGAAGTTCAGTCCTGATGGGCAGTATCTTGCTAGTGGTGGTGAAGATGGGGTTGTGCGCTTGTGGCAAGTGGTTGAGGAGGATAGATGTAATGAAGTTGATATTCCAGAAATTGATCCATCTTGCATTTATTTCACTGTGAATAATCTCTCTGAATTGACACCACTATTTATTGATAAAGAAAAGATAAGCAAACTGAAGAACCTGAAAAAAACATCAGATTCTGCTTGTGTAGTTTTTCCTCCTAAGATCTTCCGGTTGTTGGAGAAACCATTGCGTGAATTTCATGGGCATAGAGGTGAAGTTTTGGATCTCTCTTGGTCAAACAATAAT TATCTTCTGTCATCTTCAGTTGACAAAACTGTCCGACTATGGCAAGTGAATAATGACCGTTGCTTGAAGGTTTTCTCACACAGTAATTATG TGACGTGCATACAATTCAATCCTGTGGATGATAACTATTTCATTAGTGGATCTATAGATGGAAAAGTGCGCATCTGGGCAATTTCTGATTGTCACGTTGTTGATTGGATTAGTATCAAAGATATAGTGACTGCAGTATGCTATCGGCCTGATGGGCAG GGAGGGATCATTGGCTCCTTGGCTGGCAATTGTCGATTTTACAATGTATCAG AGAATCGCTTGCAGTTAGATTCCCAACTATGCTTAATTGGTAAAAAGAAGCTTCTTGGCAGAGGGATTACTGGGTTTCGG tTTCTTCCACAAGACTCTAACAAAGTTATGGTCTCCTGTGCTGATTCACAAGTCAGAATCCTTGACGGCCTTAATGTGATTGGCAAGTACAAAA GCCTTAGCACAGGGAGCCCAATATGTGCATCGTTTACTTCTGATGGGAAACATATTCTATCAGCATGTGAGGACTCTAACGTATACCTATGGAATGTTAGTGAGGAAGAGTCTTCTAATCCTGTGAAAGCTAAGAAGATTACATCTTGTGAGCGGTTTTGCTCAAATGCATCTGTAGCAGTACCTTGGCATGGtttgaaatctaaaaatattgaaaataaacatCAGTTGAACTTGTTGGATAAAGGATCATCTCAAGTTATTCAACTTAATCCACCTGCTTCCTTCTCTCTGAGCCAAGAGTTTGTTTTGGAGTCTTTTTCGAAGGGGTCTGCAACTTGGCCCGAGGAGAAGCTTCCTGTTTCAAGCTCAAAGGTGAAAACATCACTGATTCACCAATCCGAATACAATTTCTTGAAGTCTTCTTGCAAGAGTACCTCATCTGCTCATGCGTGGGGTATGGTCATTGTCACTGCTGGCTGGGATGGCAGGATAAAAGCATTCCACAATTATGGGCTACCTATACCCGTTTGA